ACGCGGGTGACTCCCTCGCCGGCCCGCAGGTGGCCGACCTGGAGGCCCGGCTCGCCGACCTGCGCGGGCAGATGGCCGGGACGACGCTGACCCTGACGCTGCGGGCGTTGTCCCCGCACCGCTACCAGGCGCTCGTCGACGAGCACCCGCCGCGCGTCAACGACGGCGTACCCCACTCCCGGGACCGGGTGCTCGGCTTCAACGCCGACACCTTCTTCGTCGCCCTCGCCAAGGCGTGCATCGTCTCCCCGGACCTCGACGACGAGGACTGGGAGGCCCTCGTCGGCGACGACGGCACGCTCACTGACGGCCAGGTCGAGAAGCTCTGCACCACGGCGTGGCAGCTCAACAAGAGCGAGGTCAACCTCCCTTTCTGATCCGCCGCCTCACCGCCGAACCCGGCCTGCGGGCCCGCATCGAAACCGCCGAGCGGCTCGGTGTCGCACCCCGCCGGCTCGACGGCTGGGAGCCGGCCGAGACCACCGTCTACGAGTACGACGCTGGCAGGTTGGTGCGGTCGGTGACGGTGCGGGAGCCGGAGTGGTCGGAGCAGGACCGGGCGTGGATGGCCGCGCTCGTCGGCTACCGGGCGAGCCTGTGTCCCTGCGGGTGTGGGCATCCGGCCGAGCAAACCCAGGCCCACGAGTCGGACGGGCGCACGTTCGTGGTGCCTCCTCCGGTGCGCTGCAGGGCCCGTACGGCGCTCGTTCAGGCGCAGGCGCAGTACGAGGACACCCCGCAGCCTGAGGCGCTGTTGTGGAGCGTGGAGAGGCGGTGACCGGGTGCCTCGCACCGTCAAAGTCGACCTCATCCTCGACACCGTCCGGTACAAGCGTGGTGCCCGTGAGGCCGCCCGTGACACGAACCTCGTCGAGGATGCCGTCGAGGACCTCGGCAAGGCGGGCGCGAAGGCCAGCAAGGAGACGGAGCGGCTCGGCGGCGGGCTGACCGGTGTCGCCGACGACGCCCGCAAGCTCGACCGGCAGATCGACACCACGAACCGGGGCATCCGTGACCTGGCCCGGCAGATCGCGGCGACGTCGGATGTGGCCGAGCGGGCGGATCTGGCGAAGAAGCTGAACCTGGAGCGGCGGAACCTGCGGCAGCAGACCAGCCTGCGCAAGCTCATCGACTTCACCGACGAGGACAGGGAGCAGGGCGTTCGGATCGGTGCCCGCCTCGCCGACAGCATCGCCCGCGGTCTGTCCACCGCCGGTGGGCCGCTGACGCGGGTGCTCGGCAACGTGTTCGGCACCCTCCCACCGCAGGCGCAGGCAGCGATCGGCGCCGGCATCGTCGGTGCGGTCGCCGCCGCTGCCCCCCTTATCGGTGGGGCGCTCGCCGGCGCGGTGGTGGGCGCCGCTGGTGTCGGTGGGATCGTCGGCGGTGCGGCGATTGCCGCCCGCCACCCGGCGGTGCAGGCCAGCGCCCAGCAGACCGGCGACCTGTTCATGGCCACGTTGGGCCGGGCCGGTTCCGCGTTCGTGCCGGCTGCGCTCGACGGCCTGACCCGGGTGCGTGGTGGCATCCGTCGCCTCGACGACGAGTTCGAGCGGGTCGGACGGTCCGCGTCGCGGATGGTCGGTCCACTGACCGACGACCTGCTGGAGGGCGCCGAGTCGGCCATTGAGGGCTTCGCCACGGCGGTGGAGCGCAGCGAACCGGCGGTGCGCGCGTTCGGGCAGATCGGTCGGGAGGCAGGTGAGCTGGTCGGGGACAGCCTGGAGATGCTGTCGGCGCATTCGGCGGACGCCGCTCGGGCGCTGCTGACGCTGTGGGGCATCGTCGACGGCGGCGTGCGGATCCTGGTCGGTGCGGTCGCTGGCCTCGCCGCCACGTGGGGGTGGATGGACAAGATCGGGTCGTACCTGCGTGGTGATCTGGTCGGGTTGGCGCAGTTGGCGGCGGAGGAGGAAGCGGCCCGGCAGGGCGCTACGGGCCTGTCGCCTGCGTTGCAGGATCTTCTGGACAGCCTCGACGGGGTTGGGCTGGAGGCGGGTGATGCGGCGATCGAGGTGCAGACCCTCGACGACAACATGCGGACCCTGGCGAACAACGCGGTCAGTGTTGAGCAGGCCAACCTTCGGCTTGAAAGCGCCATCGACGCTGCGACGGAAGCCGCGAAGCGTAACGGTGCGGGCATCGACGCGAACATTCCGAAGCAGAACGCGAACCGCGAGGCGTTGGTGGCCATCGCCGACCAGGCGAACACGACTGCTCAGCGGATTCTTGACACGGGCGGCTCCTACGACGATGCCCAGCAGGCGGCGTTGCGTGGTCGGGCCGGGTTCCTCGCCGCCGCGGAGGCCATGAAAGTCGACTCGGCTGAGGCGCAGCGTCTCGCCGAGAAGTTGTTCCACATTCCGGACGACACCGCGCCGGTTGTTCGGCTGGTCGACAAGGCCACTGGTCAGCTGGTCGGCTTCGAGAAACGCATCAACAAGTTGGACGGCCGTGTGATCACCGTGCGGACGCGGCTCACCAGCGCCGGCGAGTACATCCCCGGTGTGGGTACGCAGACCCGCCGGTGGGGTGGCATCACCCAGCACGCCCAGACGGGCCTGCTGCGGGACGCGCAGATCGCGGCACCGCAGGGGCCGGCCCGGTATGCGTGGGCGGAGCCGGCCACCGGCGGGGAGGCGTTCATCCCCCGCCTCGGCGACGTGGACCGCTCCCGGGCGATCTGGTCGTACGTGGGACGGAACTGGCTGGGCATGGGTTCGGCGGCGACAGTCGGGACGGGGTCCCCGGTGGTGAATGTGGGCGACACCACGGTGGTGGTGGAGATCGACGGCCAGCAGTTGGAGGGCCGCATCGTGAGCGTGGTGCGTGACCGTGACCGGCAGTTGAAGCGGCGCGTCGGCGCCGGGTCGGGGAGGTAGCGGGATGGCTCGGCTGCTCGGCCCCGATGCAGGCTCCCGGTACGCGTACCGGGCGGATGGTTCGCCGGCGGCGAACGCCACCGCGGTGGTCTACGCCAACAGCGGCGGGACGGTACTCGCGGACCTGCGGGCGTTCGACGGGTCGGAGACGCCCGGCGCGGTGATCCTCGGTTCGCAGGTCGCCTACGACGGGGACGGCCAGTCGGAGCTGTTCTGGTTCCCGGCCGGTCAGGATCGGGTGTGGGTGTCCGTTGACGGTGGGCCGGTGTTCCCGGTCGACGCGGACAACAACCGCCGCATCGACCGGCTTCCCGGGCCGGTGTACAACGTGCGCTCATACGGGGCCACGGGCGACGGGACGACCGACGACACGGCGGCGGTCCTGGCGGCTACTGGCGCGGCGGAGGCCGACCAGCGGGCGGTGCTCTACTTCCCGCCGGGCACGTATAAGTTGACCGCGCCGTGGTCGGTCAACAGCCGCCGGGTTTCGATCGTCGGCGCGGGCGCGCAGGCCACCACCATCCTGCCGACGGGGCTGACGTCCGGCCAGTACGCACTGACACTGGGCTGGGACAACAACGTTGAGACTGGTTTCAAGCCGGAGCCGTACGACGCGATCCGCGGGGTGGGGTTCCTCGGCCCGACGGGGGCGGGGCAGGCCAACTGCCTGCGGCTGTACAACGCGTCCGGTAACGGCCGCGCCCACTCGTTGACGTTCCGGGATGTCGGGTTCGAGGGTTTCGACGTTCAGGTAGACATCACCTCCAATTCGTACCTGCTGGGTTTCGACCGGTGCTTCTTCACCAACCCGCAGACGTACGGGGTGCGGATTGGGCTGGTCACTAACGCTGGCGAGAACATCGCGTTCAGTAGCTGCACGTTCGCCGACGGGCCGGGGACGATGGTGTTCGTCGACCAGCCCGGCACCAGCATGTACTTCACGGCCTGTTCGTTCGACTACCACGCCCGGGCCCTACACCAGCGGGCCGGGCAGGTGTTCATGTCGCACTGCCACTTCGAGACGGGCACCACCTACGGTGGGGCGGGCGCCGAGTTCCTGCTGCTGGACCGGCGCGGGTCGGTGGACCGGCCGGTGCTGTCGCTGACGGACTGCAACTTCTACAACGCGTGGGACAACTACGACACGTGCATTCAGCTGCTGGGTGACAACGGGGACCAGGCGTTGCGGGTCACGAACCCGTCGATCCGGGTCACGGGCACGCAGGCGGCGTACTTCATCCGCGACGACGGCCCGTTCCCGTCGGACATTCAGGTAAGCGGGGCGTGGTACTCCCGCTCTGACTTGGCGCCGCCGAAGCTGCGTAACCAGGCCGGGTTGGAGTGGCCAATCACGGCGGGGCAGCGGTACACGCACGCCGGCCCCGGTCGGCGGATGCGCCGCACCCTGGCCAGCGTCGTTGAGCCGTTCCCGGTGTGGGGTGCCCGCGGGTCGGAGGCGCTCACCTCCGGGCGGATCTACCTGTCGTTGTTCCAGCCGCAGGAGGAGATCACCATCAGCAAGGTGGCGTTCTTCACCGGCGGCACCGCCGCGTCGGGTCTCACCCTGGCGAAGGTGGCCCTGTACGAGTACAGCGCCTCCCAGCTGACGTTGCGCGCCCAGTCGGCCAGCAACACCGCCCTGGCGTCGGCGACGAACACTCGCTACGAGCAGGCGCTCACGTCCCCGTACCGGTGCATCGCCGATCCGACCGGGAAGATCTACGCGCTGGCGGTGCTGTTCGTGGGCACCACTATGCCGGCGCTGGTCACGGCGGGGAACAACAACGCGGCGTTCATGCGGGACGCCACTTACGGGTATCCGGCGGGGCTGATGGTGAGCAGCCAGACGGACATGGCGACGCCGATCTTTCCCGGGTCGTGGTCCGCCCCGGACCGGTTGGTGTACATGGTGGGGGTGATGTGAGGTGCCGATCCCCGCTGGCAGCAGCCCGCCGGCGCCGCCCACCTCGGGGCCGATCGTCTACGACCCGGTGCTGTCTCGGGTTCGGCTGACCGTGGACGGGCTGGCCGACGGGTTCCCGGTGGGCGTCCAGCGCTCCACCGACCAGATCTCGTGGACGACCGTGCGTGGTGGCGGTGCCCTCATCCCGGCCGGTGGTGTGGTGCGGCTCGACGACTACGAGTTCACGCCCGACGTCACCAACTGGTATCGGGTGGTCGGTCCGCTCGTGGCGGACGACTTCAACCGCAGCGCGACCAACGAGTGGGACTTCCCCGAGCGTGGCCCCGAGTGGATCGTGACGGGCACGGCGTCGGCGTACAACGTCAACGGCACTAGGGGTCAGCACACGCACACGTCGCGCGGTGTGGTGCTGGAATCCCGGCAGGATGTGTCCCTCGCCGACGTGGACGTCACGTTGCGGGGGATCAGTGTGTCGGCGGCGCCGACGGGCCCGGACAGCAACACGATCGTCACCCTGGCTGCTCGGCAGGTGGTGAACGACCGCGTCGAGGGGCGCCTGTTCTTCAACGCTGATGGCACGGTGTCGGCCAACGTGCGGCAGCTCGTCGGCGGTGTGGAGACCTTCTCCACGTTTGTGCCGGTGCCGAGCGCGTCCACCGCCTCCACTCTGGCGTTGCGGCTGCGGGCGGTGGGCACCAGCTTGCAGGGGTGGGCGTGGCTGGACGGAGGAGTCGCCCCGGTCGCGCCGACGGTGTCGATGACCACGTCGTGGACGTCGGCTGGTCTGCTGCGGGTCCGATCGGTCCTCGCGTCGGGCACCACCAACCCGCTGTCGTGGACGGTGAGCTACGACGGGTTCGCGGTGACGTCCCCGGATGATGTGTGGTTCACCGGCTCGATCACGCCCGCGCTGGGTGGGGTGTGGCTGAAGTCCCTCGCGCGGCCGTTCTTGAACCGGCAGGTGACGGCGAGGGATGTCTCCCCGGTGACCCGCCCGCCGCGGGCGGGGGTGTTCGACGTAGTGGGCCGCAGCTTCCCGGTGGCGGTGACGGATGTTCGCGGGTCACGGCGGTGGACGCTGGAGGTGAACACCTACACCCCGGCTGAGGCCCGCGACCTGGACCTGCTGTCCGCGTCCGGTGACATTCTCCTGGTGCAGGCCCCGGCGTCGGGTCGCCTGGCGGCGGTGCCGACCGGCTACGTGCTGCTGGGTGACACCCGGGAGACGACGCCGCCGACGTCGGACCTGCTGATGCGGGTGTTCGAGCTGGCGTGTACGGAGGTGGCGGCGCCGACGGCGGATGTGGTGGGGGCGACGGTGACCTGCCAGACGGTGTTGAACACGTACGCGACGTGTCAGGCGGTGGTGGATGCGCATCCGACGGTTGTGGATCTGCTGGAGTTGGTGGGGGACCCGACCGAGGTGATCGTGTCATGAGGCCCGTCTCTGACCGGTTCCTCGACGCGGTACGCGGCTCCCACCAGGCCGCCTTCTCCGCGCGGGTCGTCGCCCCCGGGCAGACCGGCGTGAATCCGACGGGCACGGACATCCTCATCAACGGCGGCGACGTGCGCCTCGACGGCGACGCCGCCGACGGGGTCCGGTCAACGCTGGACCTCACCACCCCCGGGAAAGGCATGTGGCCAGGCAGGGCCACCGACCTGCTCGCCCCCTACGGCAACGAGGTGTTCGTCCGCCGCGGCATCCAGTACGCGATCGGGCAAACCGAGTGGGTCAGCCTCGGCTACCACCGCATCGACGACATCGACCAGCCAGACGCACCTGACGGGCCTATCCAGATCGCCGGCCGGGACCGCATGGCCGGCATCGTCGACGGCCGGCTGGACCGGGTCCGCTCGTTCCCGCCGCTGACCACCCGCGGGGCGATGCTGGCCACGCTGGTCACGGAGATCTACCCGTGGGCGACGATCGAGTGGGACGACCCGTTCGTGCGGGACGCGGCGATCGGCCGGCAGATCATCACCGAGAACGACGACCGCTACAAGGTGTGCGACGAACTCGTCAAGAGCGTCGGGAAGATCTGGTGGTGGGACCACCGGGGTGTCCTCGTCGTCCGCACCCCGCCGGCGGCCACGGCACCGTCGTGGGAGGTCAACCACGGGCAGGGTGGGGTGCTGGTGTCCATGGCCCGCCGGCTGACCCGTGAGGGCGCCTACAACGCGGTCGTGGCGACCGGTGAGGGCGCGGACACAGCGACGCCGGTGCGGGCGATGGCGGTGGACGCGAGTCCCCAGTCGCCGACGTTCTGGAACGGCCCGTTCGGCAAGGTGCCCCGCTTCTACAGCTCGCCGTTCATCACCACCTACAACCAGGCATGGGACGCGGCGTCGAACATGCTCGCCAAATCCCTCGGCCTGCCCTACAGCGTGGACTTCACGGCAGTGCCGAATGCGGCGCTGGAGCCGTACGACACGGTGCGGGTGCGCTACCCGGGTCGCAGTGAACTGCACGTGGTGCGGCAGTTGACGGTGCCGCTGACCGTGCAGGCCGGCATGCCCGCGTCGACGCGGGAGCAGACACGCATCCTGATCGGAGGTGCCTGATGCCCGGCTTCGATGATCTGGCGCCCCTGTTCGCCGCCGAGCCGGGCCCGTCCGTCGGCTACCGGCAGGGCGTCATCCGGCAGTGGAACCCGGTCACGGCCGAAAACGTGGTCGAGGTCGACGGGACGCTGATCACGAACGTGTCCATCCTCAACACGAACGAGGCGTTGCAGTTGCAGCCGGGTGATGTGGTGGGGATCCTCACCACCGGTGGTGCGGCCCGGTCGTGGGCGATCCTCGGCCGGCTCACCATTCCCGGCACCGATGCTGCCGCCTCGGCGCTGCGGGTCGTGTCATCCCGGATCACCGCGGCGGTGAACAACGCGCAGGGCACGCTGACGGTGCCGACGCCCTCCTACACGGACCTCGCCGGCGGCGGCGGTGTCGGCCCGTCAGTGACCGTCGACATCTCCGGCAGCGGAAAAGCGCTGGTTATGTTCGGTGTCGAAACGGCGTGGGGTGCCCCGGTGACGGAGGGGTTGGGCGCGTATGCGAGCGTCGCCGTTTCCGGTGCGACGAGCATCGCGGCGAACGCGTCCTGGGGTGTCGGCCACGACGTGAACCCGGTCAACGAGGCGCACACGTTCACGGCGTCGAAGTTTCACCTGTTCACCGGCCTGAACGCGGGGGCGAACACGTTCACGATGAAGTACCGGGTGTACACGGCGACCGGGACGGGCACGCCGACGGTGTGGTTCCGGGAGCGGGAGATCGCTGTCTTCGCGCTATGACATCGGGTGCGGCCACACGTTGTAGGTGCAGTCGCCCAGCTCGAAGTTCGCGCCGCGCATCACCGGTGCCATCTGGCCGGCGGCGGGGCAGTCGACGTGCGGGTGGCCGAGTAGGTGCCCGAGTTCGTGGAGGACGATCCACGTCCGCTGGTCTTGCAACGTGCCGCCGACGGCCGCGAAGCGGGGGCCGAGCACGGTCCACGCCTCTTCGGTGATGAGGGCGAGGTCCTCGGCGTCGTAGGCCATGCCGATGTGGCCCTTGCTGTCCATGCTGGTCGTCCCGCCGATGCCCGGCTCCACAATCCGCAGCGTGAACTGGTCGAGGTCGACGCGCCAGCCGCGCGGGTCGTTGACCATCCAGTCCACCTCGACGGCGACCTCCGCCAGGTCGAGGTCCACGCCGGTGTCGATTTCGACCGCCGGGGGCGCGTATCGGACGGGCTGTTGGGGGGCGGCGGACAGCGCGCCGTTCCAGGCGAATCCGGCGAGCGTCCACAGGGACGCCACCACCACACCCATGATCACGATCTGCTGCCGTCTTGTCACGGACGGATCGTAGCCAGCTCGCACCACACCACCACGGAGGCAGCCCATGGCGACGACACCCGTGTACGGATTCCCGTTCCTGGAACCACCCGACGCGCCCGACATCGCCGCCGCCACCGAGAATCTCGCCCAAGCCGTCGAGGACGAACTGGTGCTGCGGAACCCGCAGGCCGCCACCGCCGTGCTGGCCAGCCAGTACACGCTCACCAGCACCATCACCGACCTGTCCGGCTGTGTCATCAACCTGACCACCCCCCGCGCCGGGGCGAAAGCGCTGGTGACGTGGACGGCGGACTGCCAGCTGGTCACGGCGGGCGCGGCGTCGCTGTACGCCGTCATCAACCTGGCCGTCGACGGCAGCGACGTGGCGTTCCCGCAGTCGGTGTGGGGACCGGGCAACTGGGCCGCCCAGGCGAACACGCGGGGCGCGGTCGCCGGGGCGACGATCGTCACCCTCGCGTCAGCCGGCTCGCACCAGCTGAAGCTGCGGGCGGCGAAATCCAGCGCGACGGGTGACATGCGGCTGAACGCGCAGCACACGTCGATCAGCGCGGTGGTGTTCCCGTGAGCTGGGTGGTCGCACCGAACATCAAGGCGCTGTTCGCGTCCGTCAACAAGCTCGCACCCGGCCGGGACAAGGCCAGCGACGGCACCGTCGGGGACCTCGCACACCAGTCCGGCACCTCCGGGCACAACCCCGACGACACCCCCGGCGTGTCGGCGGAACGCACCGACCCGGACAGCATCCCGGAGGTCCGCGCGGGCGACATCGACAAAGACCTGCGCCACCCCACGGTGACGATGGAGCAGGTCGTGCAGAAGGTGGTGAAGACCCCAGCGCTGCGCCGCCGGCTGATCTACGTCATCTACAACCGGCGGATCTGGTCCGCGTCGTCGGGCTGGGCGCAGAAGGCGTACACCGGCTCGAACCCGCACGACAAGCACGCCCACTTCTCCGGACACCCGGACTACGACAACGACAGCTCGCCGTGGCGCGAGATCGAGGCATTGGGGGACGACGACATGGACGCCACCGAACGGGCCGCGCTGATGGAGGTCCGGGATCAGGTCCGCCTGTTCTTCTCCGGCATGACGAAGACCGCCACCGGCACGGTGCTCTCGCCCACGGTGTGGCGGATCCGCGACGAGGAGTGGCAGGCCAAGGTCAGTGCTCTGCTCACCGCCCTGTCGGGGCAGATCGGCGGCCTGGACACGAAGCAGGTGATCGCCCGCATCGAAGCCCTCGCCGCCGAGGACCGGCAGCGTGACGCCGAACTGGCCGAGCTGGTCCGCCGCACCAACTCCGGCGAGCTGACCGCCGAGCAGGTCGTCGACGAACTCGCCCGGCGGCTCGCCGGCAACCCGCAGAGCTGATGGGTCACCCAGGACTACCTGGGTTGGCCGACCGAAAGGCAGGGCATGTGAGTGAGGCTAGAGCGGGTATTGACCGTGGTCAGGGACGCTGGCTGTATCGGAGTGGGCCTGTGGGGGATCGCCTACCAGCAACTGACCGGACGGGTCAGCTGGGAACTCCTCGCCTGCTTCCTGGCCCTCCTGGGGGCGCCGGGGGTGTGGCACCTGTGGTCCGTCAGGCCAGGCAGCTCTGGGACCGCTGGTACCCCCGACTCGTCGTCGCCGCCTCCGCCTCCGCCTTCGCCTACGCCGTCGCCGCCATCTCCCAGCATCCCGGGAGGTAACCCGTGACGACGCGAGCGGTCCGGGTGTGGTACGCGATGACGGTCACGTTCGTGGTGATGATCGCGTTCGCGGGGGCGTCGGTGATCTACGCGAACCACGCGGCCCGCGAGTCAGAGCAGAAGTGGTGTGGCCTGGTCACGACGCTGGACCGGGTGTACACGGACAACCCGCCGCAGACTCCGGTTGGCCGGGACATGGCGGCGCAGATACGGCAGCTGCGGATCGACTTCGACTGCCCGTAGCTACTGGCCTCGGTGCTGGTGGTCGTGCTGCGTCACCCCACCACACCCCCGCCGCTGACACCGCCACTGGCGGCCCATCGCGCCGCATACCCGGCACGCACCCCAGGCGGGCACCGTCTCAGGGTTGCCGTCCGGGTCCCGGTGGCCGGTCGGGCACGCCTCGGGGATCTCTGCCCACCCGTCCCGGGTCTTCCTGTACCGCGTCACCTCGCCACCCTAGTCGGCACCGAGCACGCCGACCGGCTCTGCACGGCGCTGTACGCGAAACAGCCTCCGGCCAGCTAAAATGGACCTAGACGAATAGGGCCCGGCGGGTGCTGGTAACACCCCCGGGCTGTGGCCGACTGGTTGGAGTCGACATGCAGAAGCGTACCAACTCGGACGTCGAGCGGTTCTGGGCCAACGTCCAGAAGCAGGCAAACGGCTGCTGGCACTGGACCGGCATGAAGCACGGCAAGGGCTACGGCAAGCACTCCGTAGGGTCGCTGACGGACGGAACGCGGCGCGAGGTCCGGGCGCACCGGTTCTCGTACGAGCTGCACTACGGGCCCATCCCCGAGGGGATGACGGTCGATCACGAGTGCCACAACCAGGA
This genomic stretch from Micromonospora krabiensis harbors:
- a CDS encoding glycosyl hydrolase family 28-related protein, yielding MARLLGPDAGSRYAYRADGSPAANATAVVYANSGGTVLADLRAFDGSETPGAVILGSQVAYDGDGQSELFWFPAGQDRVWVSVDGGPVFPVDADNNRRIDRLPGPVYNVRSYGATGDGTTDDTAAVLAATGAAEADQRAVLYFPPGTYKLTAPWSVNSRRVSIVGAGAQATTILPTGLTSGQYALTLGWDNNVETGFKPEPYDAIRGVGFLGPTGAGQANCLRLYNASGNGRAHSLTFRDVGFEGFDVQVDITSNSYLLGFDRCFFTNPQTYGVRIGLVTNAGENIAFSSCTFADGPGTMVFVDQPGTSMYFTACSFDYHARALHQRAGQVFMSHCHFETGTTYGGAGAEFLLLDRRGSVDRPVLSLTDCNFYNAWDNYDTCIQLLGDNGDQALRVTNPSIRVTGTQAAYFIRDDGPFPSDIQVSGAWYSRSDLAPPKLRNQAGLEWPITAGQRYTHAGPGRRMRRTLASVVEPFPVWGARGSEALTSGRIYLSLFQPQEEITISKVAFFTGGTAASGLTLAKVALYEYSASQLTLRAQSASNTALASATNTRYEQALTSPYRCIADPTGKIYALAVLFVGTTMPALVTAGNNNAAFMRDATYGYPAGLMVSSQTDMATPIFPGSWSAPDRLVYMVGVM
- a CDS encoding DUF5047 domain-containing protein, with amino-acid sequence MRPVSDRFLDAVRGSHQAAFSARVVAPGQTGVNPTGTDILINGGDVRLDGDAADGVRSTLDLTTPGKGMWPGRATDLLAPYGNEVFVRRGIQYAIGQTEWVSLGYHRIDDIDQPDAPDGPIQIAGRDRMAGIVDGRLDRVRSFPPLTTRGAMLATLVTEIYPWATIEWDDPFVRDAAIGRQIITENDDRYKVCDELVKSVGKIWWWDHRGVLVVRTPPAATAPSWEVNHGQGGVLVSMARRLTREGAYNAVVATGEGADTATPVRAMAVDASPQSPTFWNGPFGKVPRFYSSPFITTYNQAWDAASNMLAKSLGLPYSVDFTAVPNAALEPYDTVRVRYPGRSELHVVRQLTVPLTVQAGMPASTREQTRILIGGA
- a CDS encoding DUF3152 domain-containing protein, which translates into the protein MTRRQQIVIMGVVVASLWTLAGFAWNGALSAAPQQPVRYAPPAVEIDTGVDLDLAEVAVEVDWMVNDPRGWRVDLDQFTLRIVEPGIGGTTSMDSKGHIGMAYDAEDLALITEEAWTVLGPRFAAVGGTLQDQRTWIVLHELGHLLGHPHVDCPAAGQMAPVMRGANFELGDCTYNVWPHPMS